The proteins below are encoded in one region of Brachyspira intermedia PWS/A:
- a CDS encoding phage portal protein encodes MKFKIFGLDININKYNDKPLLINNNSDRLNNPYNYYLTDIVQTIFNGDTFPGSFGITKDYTFVDYYTLRKRSVQLFKENPYARGILRRILRNEINKGLTLEANPLTMYTKMTEEETVLWSQKAELDFNIWAENPKLCDYYNQKTFGQLQLDVRQTALISGDCLVILRISPKTKMPYIQLIDGSHVRTPLGYTPRKGNKILHGIEFDNLGRQVAYYITNNYNDNLLEYKRIPAYGEKSGRRLAWLVYGTDKLLDDCRGEPILSNILYMMKDLDRYKDSEMRAAVINAMLPLFIKKGEKGLGSAPYQHGAIKKTDIIINDKEESRKFNITDNLPGMVLDELKYGEEPVSFNTVRPNVNFGIFQETILNTISWSLEIPPEIVRLYFQNNFSASRQANNEFNVYLQARNYQFSKEFLQPIYNEKVISSILNGKLEAKNLSKAIMENDIETIYSWTNASWSSISRPSVDIQKDVSAAATAIEYGIGSRDFWNKRIVGKSFQEVMRILKKEKDVMDKMGLSFKDIEDSSGKPINNIDNEEYKELE; translated from the coding sequence ATGAAATTCAAAATATTTGGATTAGATATTAATATAAATAAATATAATGATAAGCCTTTATTAATAAATAATAATTCAGATAGATTGAATAATCCTTATAATTATTATTTAACTGATATAGTACAAACAATATTTAACGGCGATACATTTCCGGGCTCATTTGGAATTACTAAAGATTATACTTTTGTAGATTATTATACTTTAAGAAAAAGAAGCGTACAATTATTTAAAGAAAATCCCTATGCCAGAGGTATTTTAAGAAGAATATTAAGAAATGAAATAAATAAAGGGTTAACTTTAGAGGCTAATCCTTTAACTATGTATACAAAAATGACGGAAGAAGAAACCGTTTTATGGAGTCAGAAAGCTGAATTAGATTTTAATATATGGGCAGAAAATCCTAAATTATGCGATTATTATAATCAAAAAACTTTCGGACAATTACAGTTAGATGTAAGACAAACTGCATTAATAAGCGGAGATTGTTTGGTAATTTTGAGAATATCTCCTAAAACTAAAATGCCTTATATTCAATTAATAGATGGAAGTCATGTAAGAACACCTTTAGGATATACACCTAGAAAAGGAAATAAAATACTTCATGGCATAGAGTTTGATAACTTAGGAAGACAAGTAGCATATTATATTACAAATAATTATAATGACAATCTTTTAGAATATAAAAGAATACCAGCTTATGGAGAGAAATCTGGAAGAAGATTAGCATGGCTTGTATATGGTACAGATAAATTATTAGATGACTGCCGGGGCGAACCAATACTTTCTAATATTTTATATATGATGAAAGATTTAGACAGATATAAAGATTCAGAAATGCGTGCTGCTGTTATTAATGCTATGCTTCCATTATTCATAAAAAAAGGAGAAAAAGGATTAGGTTCAGCACCTTATCAGCATGGAGCTATAAAGAAAACAGATATTATAATAAATGATAAAGAAGAAAGCAGAAAGTTTAATATAACAGATAATTTGCCGGGTATGGTATTAGATGAATTAAAATACGGAGAAGAGCCCGTTAGTTTTAATACAGTTAGACCAAATGTTAACTTTGGAATATTTCAGGAAACTATATTAAATACTATTTCTTGGAGTTTGGAAATACCGCCGGAAATAGTAAGATTATATTTTCAGAATAATTTTTCAGCTTCAAGACAGGCCAATAATGAATTTAATGTTTATCTTCAGGCAAGAAATTATCAATTTTCAAAAGAGTTTTTACAGCCAATATATAATGAAAAAGTAATATCAAGCATATTAAATGGAAAATTGGAAGCTAAAAATTTATCAAAAGCAATAATGGAAAATGATATAGAAACTATTTATTCTTGGACCAATGCAAGCTGGAGCAGTATATCAAGACCAAGCGTAGATATACAAAAAGATGTATCAGCAGCAGCAACTGCTATAGAATACGGTATAGGTTCAAGAGATTTTTGGAATAAAAGAATAGTAGGAAAATCTTTCCAAGAAGTTATGAGAATATTAAAAAAAGAAAAAGATGTGATGGATAAAATGGGACTTAGTTTTAAAGATATAGAAGATTCTTCAGGCAAACCTATAAATAATATAGATAATGAAGAATATAAAGAACTAGAATAA
- a CDS encoding glycoside hydrolase family 19 protein translates to MNISNILNKLQCNTAFAKPLEIVFSEYQFHNYHQLISFITQIALKSENFYFTEESFSSTNKLINSFECMNIKQAEKLSKKGDKSIAAYIKKYGTANDNNKYNYRERGLIRLKGKENYALYGKKLGIDLIQSPYNAKRDYIAARIALEYWFHNKCNEKINNLEELTRTVQGNIYSIDKIIEMINIIKSPNQKGDINA, encoded by the coding sequence ATGAATATAAGCAATATACTTAACAAATTACAATGCAATACCGCTTTTGCTAAACCTCTTGAAATAGTTTTTTCTGAATACCAGTTTCATAATTACCATCAGTTAATTTCATTCATTACACAAATAGCATTAAAATCAGAAAATTTTTATTTCACAGAGGAATCTTTCAGTAGCACAAATAAACTTATAAACTCTTTTGAATGTATGAATATTAAGCAGGCTGAAAAATTATCTAAAAAAGGAGATAAATCTATAGCAGCGTACATCAAAAAGTATGGAACTGCAAATGATAATAACAAATATAATTACAGAGAAAGAGGTTTAATTAGATTAAAAGGAAAAGAAAATTATGCTTTATATGGTAAGAAATTAGGCATTGATTTAATACAAAGTCCTTATAATGCTAAAAGAGATTATATAGCTGCTAGAATTGCTTTAGAGTATTGGTTTCATAATAAATGTAATGAAAAAATTAATAATTTGGAAGAACTTACAAGAACTGTTCAAGGAAATATTTATTCTATAGATAAAATTATAGAAATGATAAATATAATAAAAAGTCCAAACCAAAAAGGAGATATTAATGCCTAA
- a CDS encoding major capsid protein, whose translation MPNIREAFLKSYKERQVLNPFLSKWFKTTPRDIVSAGKVKIDIMRSSSKVAPVVTALSEHSPKLIRTEYTEKEFTPPKVAIGFDITAEDIDTKVFGLDPYASANVPYIADLQSRIMDKMREGELAIARNIEYQASQIFQTGKLTLQDDKGNNVYEIDYKPKASHIVTVSTAWSDYTNSDPDKDISNLYKEILKDGKTRAVNIIFGSNAWENYCNNSKVKDKLNLRNANVGIVDPKYLYDDADYLGELLIGTNRFRCYCYEGYYTNASGKDVNFLDPDKVIMIPDSESINCDFRKIYCTSSTITGVDPRLESIIPSYMNLENRAYTIRAWLNEPADSLSAEISTRPLLIPVSLDSFGCIKTTV comes from the coding sequence ATGCCAAATATTAGAGAGGCTTTTTTAAAGTCATATAAAGAAAGACAAGTTCTTAATCCTTTTTTAAGTAAATGGTTTAAGACAACACCAAGAGATATAGTAAGTGCTGGAAAAGTAAAAATAGATATAATGAGAAGTTCTTCAAAAGTAGCACCAGTTGTTACTGCTTTATCAGAACATTCTCCAAAACTAATAAGAACAGAATATACAGAAAAAGAGTTCACTCCGCCTAAAGTTGCCATAGGATTTGATATAACAGCAGAAGATATAGATACAAAAGTATTTGGTTTAGATCCTTATGCATCTGCAAATGTTCCATATATAGCAGATTTGCAGTCAAGAATAATGGATAAAATGCGTGAAGGCGAATTGGCAATAGCAAGAAATATAGAATATCAGGCTTCTCAAATATTTCAAACTGGAAAATTAACATTGCAAGATGATAAAGGCAACAATGTTTATGAGATAGATTATAAGCCTAAAGCAAGCCATATAGTTACAGTATCAACTGCTTGGTCTGATTATACTAATTCAGATCCTGACAAAGATATATCTAATCTTTATAAAGAAATATTAAAAGATGGAAAAACAAGAGCTGTAAATATTATATTCGGATCTAATGCTTGGGAGAATTATTGCAATAACTCCAAAGTAAAAGACAAATTGAATCTTAGAAATGCTAATGTAGGAATAGTAGATCCTAAATATTTATATGATGATGCTGATTATTTAGGCGAGCTTCTTATAGGTACTAATAGATTCAGATGTTACTGTTATGAAGGATATTATACTAATGCAAGCGGAAAAGATGTTAATTTCCTTGATCCTGATAAAGTTATAATGATACCTGATTCAGAAAGTATTAATTGTGATTTCAGAAAAATATACTGCACATCATCTACTATAACTGGAGTAGATCCTCGCTTAGAAAGTATAATACCTAGTTATATGAATCTTGAAAACAGAGCATACACAATAAGAGCTTGGCTTAATGAACCAGCTGATAGTTTATCTGCTGAAATATCTACAAGACCGCTTTTAATTCCTGTTTCACTAGATAGTTTCGGATGCATAAAAACAACAGTATGA
- a CDS encoding DNA circularization N-terminal domain-containing protein: MSWEDRLLEASYISPSGIPFNFLYEDVSYEFDKKTTSFIFPDIDGAYVQDMGVGENRYPLNIIFCGENYDLEADRFVKALKEKGRGTLIHPKYGIKKVVPFGTIKRNDGIVNNANQCIFEIIFIEDNIRTDNSLLESISNIIDKIQNCVDVYAQYASFNFVKTFAVTSVGELITIRDIATQSFTDVFNQISYIAGINDDYDSILKLLNDSFIDTINEIGNKPINAINMLMSAMLIPAQIPNYDVSSKLDIFENLINPKLKTKYNKSIYDANIANTNFAIDKVFMYTAAAGMCQSVIYSEIKTRDKALEINDRINNNYNNIQKWLDDNIKSLSFTDDESDYNNILELISQTKNYLVNNAFNLSSANKIILDEDRNIFELVSELYGSLENIDDFISLNKLNIQEIGILPKGKEIVYYL; encoded by the coding sequence ATGTCTTGGGAAGATAGATTATTAGAAGCAAGTTATATATCTCCAAGCGGCATACCTTTTAATTTTCTTTATGAAGATGTTTCTTATGAATTTGATAAGAAAACAACATCTTTTATTTTTCCTGATATAGATGGTGCTTATGTTCAGGATATGGGAGTCGGAGAAAACAGATACCCTCTCAATATAATATTTTGCGGTGAAAACTATGACTTGGAAGCTGACAGATTTGTTAAAGCATTAAAAGAAAAAGGCAGAGGAACATTAATTCACCCTAAATATGGTATAAAAAAAGTAGTACCTTTTGGAACTATAAAAAGAAATGATGGTATAGTCAATAATGCTAATCAATGCATATTTGAAATAATATTTATAGAAGATAATATACGTACTGATAATTCTTTATTAGAAAGTATATCTAATATAATTGATAAAATACAAAATTGTGTTGATGTATATGCTCAATATGCTTCATTTAATTTTGTTAAAACTTTTGCAGTTACATCTGTTGGAGAACTTATAACAATCAGAGATATAGCAACACAGTCTTTTACAGATGTATTTAATCAAATATCTTATATAGCAGGCATAAATGATGATTATGACAGTATATTAAAACTTTTAAATGATTCATTTATAGATACAATAAATGAAATAGGAAATAAGCCAATTAATGCAATAAATATGCTTATGAGTGCTATGCTTATTCCTGCTCAAATACCTAATTATGATGTAAGCAGTAAACTTGATATATTTGAAAACTTAATTAATCCAAAATTAAAAACTAAATATAATAAATCTATATATGATGCCAATATAGCAAATACAAATTTTGCTATAGATAAAGTTTTTATGTATACAGCCGCTGCTGGAATGTGTCAGTCTGTTATATATTCTGAAATAAAAACAAGAGATAAAGCATTAGAAATTAATGATAGAATAAATAATAATTATAATAATATTCAGAAATGGTTAGATGATAATATAAAATCTTTATCTTTCACAGATGATGAATCAGACTATAATAATATATTAGAGTTAATATCACAAACTAAAAATTACCTTGTTAATAATGCTTTCAATCTATCTTCTGCAAATAAAATAATATTAGATGAAGATAGAAATATATTTGAATTAGTAAGCGAGCTTTATGGAAGTTTAGAAAATATAGATGATTTTATATCATTGAATAAATTAAATATACAGGAAATAGGAATACTGCCAAAAGGAAAAGAAATAGTATATTATTTATAA
- a CDS encoding terminase gpA endonuclease subunit, translating to MNKEHELSFIIKMFDRLTYKKEYELPSHYIERVRALDKEISPIPGFYKFSRTPFWREILDNMSPKSPYQKIVVMKGVQIGATTGILENIIAYNIGCDPKPQLYISADKELVKMNMEIKVERMIDSCKLRDRIFSQTGVNTKKTGDTSLQKDYIGGFLIAIGAQNPGKLRSMSFPVILFDELDGMPDKIGKEGDPVSLADNRTNAYASKRKILYISTPLVEQTSKIYKLYKEGDQRKFFVPCIKCKKKQELIFHGITETGHTYGIVFSHNNGEIDYSSVGYKCKYCGHIMKNHDKSIILQEGEWISTSKSKDPKLISYHISALYSAVGMFSWEDIVQKWSKCWDIKNNRLKDKEEYREFRNLMQGLPFEERGEAIRADKVKQNRSYHYLKNQINNKNFIEETGSGILLLTSAVDVQKNGLWVDIRGWCERGISYLIDAFFIEGETENYNSIVWKQLDDIVMNKNWISDDEKIYRINSTFIDSGKYTDYVYEFCKHYSYGVYAIKGNDYIQGGLTYKAFNRDTILKAGLSLALHINTTKQKDFIARTLNLPRETNKLLPDWYINFPNDFADDYFDHYSAENRIDEYDKITNKYIRTRWKLTAGRENHLFDTHCYNLANLEFFAFNICKYELNIEYLNWKDFWEYSKQGYFYDEIK from the coding sequence ATGAATAAAGAACATGAATTATCCTTTATAATAAAAATGTTCGACCGATTGACATACAAAAAAGAATATGAACTTCCTAGTCATTATATAGAAAGAGTTAGAGCATTAGATAAAGAAATATCTCCTATACCGGGATTTTATAAGTTTTCAAGAACTCCTTTCTGGAGAGAAATACTTGATAATATGTCGCCAAAATCTCCATATCAAAAAATAGTTGTAATGAAAGGCGTACAAATAGGAGCAACAACTGGCATTTTAGAAAATATTATAGCTTATAATATAGGCTGCGATCCTAAGCCTCAATTATATATTTCAGCTGATAAAGAACTTGTAAAAATGAATATGGAAATAAAAGTAGAAAGAATGATAGACAGCTGTAAATTAAGAGATAGGATTTTTTCACAAACTGGAGTAAATACAAAAAAGACTGGCGATACAAGTTTGCAAAAAGATTATATTGGAGGATTTTTAATAGCAATAGGAGCACAAAATCCGGGCAAATTAAGAAGTATGAGTTTTCCAGTAATTTTATTTGATGAATTGGACGGTATGCCTGATAAAATAGGAAAAGAAGGCGATCCAGTAAGTTTAGCAGATAATAGAACTAATGCTTATGCTTCAAAAAGAAAAATATTATATATATCTACACCATTAGTAGAACAAACAAGTAAAATATATAAATTATATAAAGAAGGTGATCAAAGAAAGTTTTTTGTTCCTTGCATAAAATGCAAGAAGAAACAGGAATTAATATTTCACGGCATAACAGAAACAGGACATACATACGGAATAGTATTCAGTCATAACAACGGAGAAATAGATTATAGTTCTGTAGGATATAAATGCAAATATTGCGGACATATAATGAAAAATCATGATAAATCTATAATACTTCAGGAAGGAGAATGGATTTCAACTTCAAAATCTAAAGATCCTAAATTAATAAGCTATCACATTTCTGCTTTATATTCAGCTGTAGGAATGTTTTCTTGGGAGGATATAGTTCAAAAATGGAGTAAATGCTGGGATATAAAAAATAATAGATTAAAAGATAAAGAGGAATATAGAGAATTTAGAAACCTTATGCAAGGACTTCCATTTGAAGAAAGAGGCGAAGCTATAAGAGCAGATAAAGTAAAACAAAACAGAAGTTATCATTATTTAAAAAATCAAATAAATAATAAAAATTTTATAGAAGAAACAGGAAGCGGTATTTTATTATTAACTTCAGCTGTAGATGTACAAAAAAACGGATTATGGGTAGATATACGAGGCTGGTGTGAAAGAGGAATAAGCTATTTGATAGATGCATTTTTTATAGAAGGAGAAACAGAAAATTATAATTCTATAGTTTGGAAACAGCTTGATGATATAGTAATGAATAAGAATTGGATTTCAGATGATGAAAAAATATACAGAATAAATAGTACATTTATAGACAGCGGAAAATATACGGATTATGTATATGAGTTTTGCAAACATTATAGTTACGGAGTCTATGCCATAAAAGGAAATGATTATATACAAGGCGGATTAACTTATAAGGCTTTCAATAGAGATACTATATTAAAAGCAGGTCTTTCTCTAGCACTTCATATAAACACTACAAAGCAAAAAGACTTTATAGCAAGAACTCTTAATTTACCAAGAGAAACTAATAAACTATTACCCGATTGGTATATTAATTTTCCTAATGATTTTGCAGATGATTATTTTGATCATTATTCAGCAGAAAATAGAATTGATGAATATGATAAAATAACAAATAAATATATACGCACACGCTGGAAATTAACAGCAGGACGGGAAAACCATTTATTCGATACACATTGCTATAATTTAGCTAATTTAGAATTTTTTGCATTTAATATTTGTAAATATGAATTAAATATAGAGTATCTTAATTGGAAAGATTTCTGGGAATATTCTAAGCAAGGTTATTTTTACGATGAAATTAAGTAG
- a CDS encoding head maturation protease, ClpP-related, whose protein sequence is MNKISISGIIGWYFTSRDFRNLTQNMNGDLEIEITSPGGFVFSGIEIHNLIKEYSNNKGKVTIKIIGLCASIASYIAMAGDKIISYDNAVFMIHNVSISTSGDYRELNKQAKEIEALTNIIAKAYSKKLNIDINEIRKLMDNETFYYGEEILGFSDEVVSNGNGEVSNKEEAYILAKNRIYSCINKMSESNKAKDDLKKAVAFLALAVNTDDENNDLNNSSNNITKTAEFINTSENNNTKKEDKEIMDLQELKEQQPELYKTVFNLGIEHERKRVMAHIKLGKASNLIDKSISYIENGASISDDEVLAEYHSAQLSKNILNMHIEENPENTNMLSEEDKDKALEEQYLNELNKYNPKR, encoded by the coding sequence ATGAACAAAATATCTATATCTGGAATAATAGGCTGGTATTTTACTTCAAGAGATTTTAGAAATCTTACTCAAAATATGAATGGCGATTTAGAAATAGAAATTACATCTCCGGGCGGATTTGTATTTTCAGGTATAGAAATACATAATCTAATAAAGGAATACTCAAATAATAAAGGTAAAGTTACTATTAAAATAATAGGCTTATGTGCTTCTATAGCTTCATATATAGCTATGGCAGGCGATAAAATCATAAGTTATGATAATGCTGTATTTATGATTCATAATGTAAGCATTTCTACAAGCGGAGATTACAGAGAACTTAATAAGCAAGCAAAAGAAATAGAAGCATTAACAAATATAATAGCAAAAGCATATTCTAAAAAATTAAATATAGATATCAATGAAATAAGAAAACTGATGGACAATGAAACATTTTATTATGGTGAGGAAATATTAGGCTTTTCAGATGAAGTTGTCAGTAATGGAAATGGAGAAGTTTCTAACAAAGAAGAAGCATATATATTGGCCAAAAATAGAATATATTCCTGCATAAATAAAATGTCAGAAAGCAATAAGGCTAAAGATGACTTGAAAAAAGCGGTTGCTTTTCTAGCTCTTGCAGTAAATACAGATGATGAAAATAATGATTTAAATAACAGCAGTAATAATATCACAAAAACAGCAGAGTTCATTAATACATCAGAAAATAATAACACAAAAAAAGAGGATAAGGAAATTATGGATTTACAGGAATTAAAAGAACAGCAGCCAGAATTATATAAAACAGTGTTCAATCTTGGAATAGAACATGAAAGGAAAAGAGTTATGGCTCATATAAAATTAGGAAAGGCAAGCAATCTTATAGATAAATCCATTTCCTATATAGAAAACGGAGCCTCTATTAGTGATGATGAAGTTTTAGCAGAGTATCATAGTGCTCAGCTTAGTAAAAATATACTTAATATGCATATAGAGGAAAATCCTGAAAATACTAATATGCTTTCAGAAGAAGATAAAGATAAAGCATTAGAAGAACAATACTTGAATGAGTTAAACAAATATAATCCTAAAAGATAA
- a CDS encoding tail protein, which yields MSVDVSALSRVLGIDVTPRNFNVGSAMFLPQRIAIIGQGNSNAQYTLDKYSVTTLGDVAEKYGYGSPIHLACRMLFPTNNDGIGGIPVTIYPLTDKESSVAANGEITVTGNATEQKSVKIYIGGIACQFLVSKGDNADSVLTKIKTSIDSILEMPVTTGEISESKLPITAKWKGESGNQISIDISEAIVKGLTFSITKFSNGALNPDVDTALNKIGEVWETFILNLLNYDDEDTLSKYRNFGEGRWNNLIRKPCLVANGCTDDFNTRTAITNGDAQITDRINFLITSVGSRELPFCIAARGLAKDIVSTANNNPPQNYKGYLTQLEAGKDEEQEDYTVRNNAVKLGSSTNIKVGNTAVLNDIVTFYHPANDDIGVYKYVCDLVKIMNVLFNCELIFASDEWKGAPLLPDSAVTENPTAKQPKNAKAALMTLADSLEKNAIISDKEFTKANITASIDKQNPKRINWTFPVKISGNVEIISGDIYVGVYLEK from the coding sequence ATGAGTGTAGATGTTAGTGCTTTATCCAGAGTTTTAGGTATAGATGTAACACCTCGTAATTTTAATGTAGGAAGTGCTATGTTTTTACCTCAAAGAATAGCAATTATAGGACAGGGAAATTCAAATGCTCAATATACATTAGATAAATATTCAGTAACAACTTTAGGAGATGTAGCAGAAAAATACGGATACGGTTCTCCTATACATCTTGCATGCAGAATGCTTTTTCCTACAAATAATGACGGTATAGGCGGTATACCAGTAACTATATATCCTCTTACAGATAAAGAAAGTTCAGTAGCTGCTAATGGAGAAATAACAGTAACAGGAAATGCAACAGAACAAAAATCTGTAAAAATATATATAGGAGGAATAGCCTGTCAATTTTTAGTATCTAAAGGAGATAATGCAGATTCTGTATTAACAAAGATAAAAACTTCTATAGATAGTATATTAGAAATGCCTGTAACTACTGGAGAAATATCTGAGTCTAAACTTCCTATTACTGCTAAATGGAAAGGAGAAAGCGGTAATCAAATAAGTATAGATATAAGCGAAGCAATAGTTAAAGGACTTACTTTTTCAATTACTAAATTTTCTAATGGTGCTTTAAATCCTGATGTAGATACTGCATTAAATAAAATAGGAGAAGTATGGGAAACATTCATATTAAATCTTTTAAATTATGATGATGAAGATACATTATCTAAATATAGAAACTTTGGTGAAGGAAGATGGAATAATTTAATTAGAAAGCCTTGTTTAGTAGCAAATGGCTGTACAGATGATTTCAATACTAGAACAGCTATTACTAATGGAGATGCTCAAATAACAGATAGAATAAACTTTTTAATTACAAGTGTAGGAAGCAGGGAATTGCCTTTCTGCATAGCTGCAAGAGGATTAGCAAAAGATATTGTTAGTACGGCAAATAATAATCCTCCTCAAAATTACAAAGGATATTTAACTCAGCTTGAAGCTGGAAAAGATGAAGAACAGGAAGATTATACAGTAAGAAATAATGCAGTTAAATTAGGAAGTTCTACAAATATTAAAGTAGGAAATACAGCTGTATTAAATGATATAGTTACATTTTATCACCCTGCTAATGATGATATAGGAGTTTATAAATATGTTTGTGATTTAGTAAAAATTATGAATGTATTATTTAACTGTGAATTAATATTTGCAAGTGATGAATGGAAAGGTGCTCCACTATTGCCTGATTCAGCTGTAACAGAAAATCCTACAGCCAAACAGCCTAAGAATGCTAAAGCGGCTTTAATGACATTGGCTGACAGTTTAGAGAAAAATGCAATTATTAGTGATAAAGAGTTCACAAAAGCAAATATAACAGCATCTATAGATAAACAAAATCCTAAAAGAATTAATTGGACATTCCCAGTAAAAATATCTGGTAATGTTGAAATAATAAGCGGAGATATATATGTAGGAGTATATTTAGAAAAATAA
- a CDS encoding glycoside hydrolase family 19 protein, with the protein MKMFLAQTSHESKNFTVLKESFKYSPKRLLEVFPSKVKTLENAENICSQGWKSIAELVYGNRKDLGNINAGDGYKFIGRGIIQLTGRNNYSKYSKLTGLDLINNPDLLLEKDVASEVACCYYKNRGLIGIRDIKEITKKINGGYNGLHDRIRRFELIKDI; encoded by the coding sequence ATGAAAATGTTTTTAGCACAGACAAGTCATGAAAGTAAGAATTTTACTGTATTAAAAGAAAGTTTTAAATATTCTCCTAAAAGACTTTTAGAAGTTTTTCCGTCTAAAGTAAAAACATTAGAAAATGCTGAAAATATATGCTCTCAGGGCTGGAAATCTATAGCAGAATTAGTTTACGGCAATAGAAAAGATTTAGGCAATATAAATGCAGGAGACGGATATAAATTCATAGGCAGAGGTATAATTCAGCTTACAGGAAGAAACAATTATAGTAAATATTCAAAATTGACAGGTTTAGATTTAATAAATAATCCTGATTTATTATTAGAAAAAGATGTAGCTTCAGAAGTTGCATGCTGCTATTATAAAAATAGAGGCTTAATTGGAATAAGAGATATTAAAGAAATTACTAAAAAGATTAACGGCGGATATAACGGGCTTCATGATAGGATAAGACGTTTTGAATTAATCAAAGATATTTAA